From the genome of Bos indicus x Bos taurus breed Angus x Brahman F1 hybrid chromosome 14, Bos_hybrid_MaternalHap_v2.0, whole genome shotgun sequence, one region includes:
- the MROH1 gene encoding maestro heat-like repeat-containing protein family member 1 isoform X13, with translation MSETYAKRLSAILLDAVTDKDPQMQEQVCGALCDFGESKPAEVLSACEEHLRLHEKLAHPYRTIILRAMEIVVSNHISELDKDTARAIILLASNEMTKVKELVSDWQQAASSVLVAVGRRFISSVMEELLSKFQPGLLPHPCTVHTLASLSVSNVFGVVPFLTSILSTMLPMLGAAKHDSMKVVFCCALQRFSESILEYLANLDQAPDPTVRKDAFASDIFGAYDILFHQWLQSGGAKLRLAVVEALGPMSHLLPSEKLEEQLPKLLPRVLAFYKKHTETVHVSKSLGQILEAAVSVGSRTLDIHLNSLLAALHAQICVPVESSSPLVMSNQKEVLRCFTVLACCSPDRLLAFLLPKLDTSNERTRVGTLQVLRHVINAAAAQMEVKKPVILSSMKLPLLDTNNKVKRAVVQVVSAMAHHGYLEQPGGKAMVEYIVQQCALPPEAEIQKLGADSEALAADSVRAISVSTLYLVSTTVDRMGEVLWPYLLEFLVPVRFTRALSPLCRSLVHLAQKRQEAGAHAPLIQYNGNVHLPSPYAITTRLLAVSSHPYVGDGRGAASLRLLNVLHQDIHPALGQRWVTAIPLLLEHLDEYSEETLSQKEWEEKLLVFLRDSLAVVSDNTWVCHLTLEMCKQLPNYNGTPLEKNFLYKCVGTTLGAASSKVVRKHLRELLETARYQEEREHEGLACCFGICAISHLDDTLAQLDDFVKSDVLRKSAGIFNLFKNRSESEANKVRSALILCYGHVAAGAPRELLLARVEADLFWNMSECFSTKDPALRLSLVQSVCMATQAICSSAHSSSFHLSRKAELVAQMVEFIRAEPPDSLKTPIWKKAMLACTYLVTLEPALEEQVQADLIHSCLHRVMAVLPEPEEGDSPQESLYLDTVQVLKDLLTSLLLWNMTPLGLQVMLEHLSPWIKSPRGHERVRAVGLSACLLQFFLQHLQISALVPFHNLGLLIGLFSPRCADLWPATRREAVSCIHSLLYLQLTCVGFSRDYQDDVAEQLLSLKDGLVHPDPAILFHTCHSIAQLIAKRLPPDQLINLLLTLFESLGDPDKNCSRAASVMINCLLKERGNMLQEKVPEIVSVLRSKLQETQEEHILQAAQHSVFALATHHCASVVSNLLGSPLPFDSHTCTLWRALALEPGLAAQVLGLLLEKISKDVLFEESQAFLLSSTPDRVATLLPLAATCALHEVASAPASGPAVLELYPQLFVALLLRVSCTVGVQPPRQLQAKERRSASSGLASRSLEPCSSAVDALQAVLVRGGNEDVVQCMELDGGWQLLRTSAGHEEGVTRLASAMAKFAGPRLPLVMKLLFTTQSSMYEVQRVTSTAFLAELLSSNVVNDLMLLESLLYNLMARQKDTSARVRRLVLHGLANITLGSPDKVQTHSPQLLTAMIGGLDDGDDPHSLVALEAMVGLARLMDLVDAWDLHAVLLHIAVRIRPFFDSERMELRSVSIGLFGHLNKACRGDCKDVFLEQVVGGLVPLLLHLRDPHAPVVTACRFALRMCGPNLECEELAAVFQRHLQEGHDLHFGEFLNTTCKHLMRHFPDLLGRLLSTSLFYYKSSWEDVRAAALMLTGFLVLHMEAEQRPQVDLEQLLTALQLLLKDPALKVRLKAVKTLGRLVKFA, from the exons ATGAGTGAGACCTACGCGAAGA GGCTGTCCGCCATCCTGCTGGACGCTGTCACTGACAAGGACCCTCAGATGCAGGAGCAGGTATGTGGCGCCCTGTGCGACTTCGGAGAGTCGAAGCCAGCGGAGGTTCTTAGCGCCTGCGAGGAGCACCTGCGGCTGCACGAAAAG CTAGCTCATCCATACCGGACGATAATCCTAAGGGCCATGGAGATAGTCGTGAGCAATCACATCAGCGAGCTGGACAAGGACACGGCCAGGGCCATCATCCTCCTGGCCTCCAATGAGATGACCAAAGTGAAG GAGCTGGTCTCTGATTGGCAGCAAGCCGCCAGCAGCGTCCTGGTGGCGGTGGGAAGGCGGTTCATCAGCAGCGTGATGGAGGAGCTGCTGAGCAAGTTCCAGCCTGGGCTTCTGCCACACCCCTGCACCGTGCACACGCTCGCCAGCCTCTCTGTCTCCAATG TGTTTGGCGTGGTGCCCTTCCTGACGTCCATCCTCAGCACCATGCTGCCCATGCTGGGCGCAGCCAAGCACGACTCAATGAAAGTAGTGTTCTGCTGTG CCCTGCAGCGCTTCAGTGAGAGTATCCTAGAATACTTGGCCAACCTGGATCAGGCCCCAGACCCCACAGTCAGAAAGGACGCCTTTGCCTCAGACATCTTTGGTGCTTACGACATCCTTTTCCACCAGTGGCTACAGAGTGGGGGAGCGAAG CTGCGGCTTGCAGTGGTGGAGGCCCTGGGGCCCATGAGCCACCTGCTCCCCAGCGAGAAGCTGGAGGAGCAGCTCCCCAAGCTGCTGCCCAGGGTTCTTGCCTTCTACAAGAAGCACACCGAGACCGTCCATGTGTCCAAG AGCCTTGGCCAGATCCTGGAGGCAGCCGTGAGTGTGGGCAGCCGCACTCTGGACATCCACCTCAACTCTCTCCTTGCCGCTCTGCATGCTCAG ATCTGTGTGCCCGTGGAGTCGTCCAGCCCGCTGGTGATGAGCAACCAGAAGGAGGTGCTGCGCTGCTTCACCGTGCTGG CCTGCTGCTCGCCGGACCGCCTGCTGGCCTTCCTGCTGCCCAAGCTGGACACCAGCAATGAGAGGACCCGTGTGGGCACCCTGCAGGTTCTGAGGCACGTCATCAACGCGGCGG CTGCTCAGATGGAAGTTAAGAAACCCGTCATTCTCTCTTCCATGAAGCTCCCTCTTCTGGACACCAACAACAAG GTGAAGCGGGCGGTGGTGCAGGTGGTCAGTGCCATGGCCCACCACGGCTACCTGGAGCAGCCTGGCGGCAAGGCCATGGTCGAGTACATCGTGCAGCAGTGCGCTCTGCCCCCCGAGGCTGAG ATTCAGAAGCTGGGTGCCGACAGTGAGGCCCTGGCGGCCGATAGCGTGAGGGCCATCAGCGTCAGCACTCTCTACCTGGTCAGCACCACTGTGGACAGGATGGGCGAG GTCCTCTGGCCGTACCTGCTTGAGTTTCTGGTCCCTGTTCGCTTCACCAGGGCGCTGAGCCCACTCTGCAGGAGCCTTGTGCACTTGGCCCAGAAGAGGCAGGAGGCGGGGGCCCATGCTCCCCTCATCCAGTACAACGGCAACG TGCACCTCCCGTCTCCCTACGCCATCACCACCAGACTCCTG GCCGTGTCTTCCCATCCCTATGTGGGGGACGGTCGCGGGGCAGCCTCGCTGCGCCTCTTGAATGTCTTGCATCAGGACATCCACCCGGCCCTGGGTCAGCGGTGGGTGACCGCCATCCCCCTGCTGCTGGAGCACCTGGACG AATACAGTGAAGAAACGCTGTCACAGAAGGAGTGGGAAGAAAAGCTGCTGGTG TTTCTCCGGGATTCCCTGGCTGTCGTGTCTGACAACACCTGGGTCTGCCACCTGACCCTGGAAATGTGCAAGCAGCTACCCAACTACAACGGGACGCCCCTGGAGAAG AACTTCCTGTACAAATGTGTCGGGACCACCCTGGGTGCCGCTTCAAGTAAGGTGGTGAGGAAGCACCTGCGGGAGCTGCTGGAGACGGCCCGATACCAGGAGGAGAGGGAGCACGAG GGCCTTGCCTGTTGCTTTGGGATCTGTGCCATCTCCCACCTGGATGACACCTTGGCCCAGCTGGACGACTTTGTGAAGTCAGACGTACTCAGAAAATCTGCTGGCATTTTCAACCTTTTTAAG AATCGAAGTGAGAGTGAGGCCAACAAAGTGAGGAGTGCGCTGATCCTGTGCTATGGGCATGTGGCGGCCGGGGCCCCGCGCGAGCTGCTGCTGGCCAGGGTGGAGGCGGACTTGTTCTGGAACATGTCCGAGTGCTTCAGCACCAAG GACCCGGCCCTGAGACTGAGCCTGGTGCAAAGTGTGTGCATGGCCACCCAGGCCATCTGCAGCAGTGCCCACAGCAGCTCCTTCCACCTCTCGAGGAAGGCGGAGCTGGTGGCGCAGATGGTG GAGTTCATCAGAGCGGAGCCCCCAGACTCGCTGAAGACGCCCATTTGGAAGAAGGCCATGCTTGCCTGCACGTACCTGGT TACCCTGGAGCCGGCCCTGGAGGAGCAGGTGCAGGCGGACCTGATTCACAGCTGCCTGCACCGTGTCATGGCCGTGCTGCCGGAGCCAGAGGAGGGGGACAGCCCCCAGGAG TCCCTGTACCTGGACACCGTGCAGGTCCTCAAGGACTTGCTGACGAGCCTTCTTCTGTGGAACATGACGCCCCTGGGTCTGCAGGTCATGTTGGAG CACCTGAGCCCATGGATCAAGTCCCCGAGGGGCCACGAGCGGGTGCGGGCGGTCGGCCTGAGTGCCTGCCTGCTGCAGTTCTTCCTTCAACACCTGCAGATCAGC GCCCTGGTGCCCTTCCACAACCTGGGCCTCCTCATTGGCCTCTTCTCCCCACGGTGCGCCGACCTCTGGCCTGCCACTCGCCGAGAGGCTGTGAGCTGCATCCACTCCCTGCTATACCTGCAGCTGACCTGTGTGG GCTTCTCGCGAGACTACCAGGACGACGTGGCTGAGCAGCTCCTCAGCCTCAAAGATGGCCTGGTGCACCCTGACCCTGCCATTCTCTTCCATACCTGCCACAGCATTGCCCAG CTTATTGCCAAGCGCCTCCCTCCAGATCAGCTCATCAACCTCTTGCTAACCTTGTTTGAGAGCCTGGGAGATCCCGACAAGAACTGCTCGAGAGCTGCCAGCGTCATGATCAACTGCCTGCTGAAGGAACGGGGCAACATGCTGCAGGAGAAG GTGCCTGAGATTGTGAGTGTGCTGCGCTCCAagctgcaggagacccaagaggagCACATCCTACAGGCCGCACAGCACAGCGTGTTTGCCCTGGCCACCCACCACTGTGCCTCTGTGGTGTCCAACCTTCTGGGCAGCCCCCTGCCCTTTGACAG CCACACCTGCACCCTGTGGCGAGCACTGGCCTTGGAGCCCGGCCTCGCTGCACAGGTCCTGGGGCTGCTCCTGGAGAAGATAAGCAAGGACGTCCTGTTTGAGGAGAGCCAGGCCTTCCTGCTGAGCAGCACGCCGGACCGCGTGGCCACCCTGCTGCCCCTCGCA GCCACCTGTGCACTGCACGAGGTCGCATCTGCCCCGGCGTCCGGGCCAGCAGTGCTGGAGCTCTACCCCCAGCTGTTTGTGGCACTGCTGCTGCGGGTCAGCTGCACCGTGGGTGTCCAGCCGCCCAGGCAGCTGCAGGCCAAGGAGAGGAGGAGCGCCAGCTCGGGCCTGGCCTCACGGAGCCTCGAGCCTTGCAG CTCTGCGGTGGACGCGCTGCAGGCCGTGCTTGTCCGCGGTGGCAATGAGGATGTGGTCCAGTGCATGGAGCTGGACGGGGGCTGGCAGTTGCTCAGGACCTCGGCTGGGCACGAGGAAGGTGTCACCCGGCTGGCCAG TGCCATGGCAAAGTTCGCAGGCCCCCGGCTGCCCCTGGTGATGAAGCTGCTCTTCACCACACAGAGTAGCATGTATGAGGTCCAGAGGGTCACCTCCACAGCCTTCCTGGCTGAG CTGCTCAGCAGCAATGTGGTGAACGACCTGATGCTCCTGGAGTCACTGCTGTACAACCTGATGGCACGGCAGAAGGACACGAGCGCCCGCGTGCGGAGGCTGGTGCTCCACGGCCTGGCCAACATCACCTTGGGCTCCCCAGATAAG GTACAGACCCACAGCCCCCAACTCCTGACAGCCATGATCGGTGGGCTGGACGACGGGGACGACCCACACAGCCTGGTGGCGCTGGAGGCCATGGTGGGCCTGGCAAGGCTGATGGACCTGGTGGACGCCTGGGACCTACATGCAGTGCTGCTGCACATTGCTGTCCGCATTCGGCCCTTCTTTGACAGC GAAAGGATGGAGTTACGCTCAGTGTCCATTGGCCTCTTCGGGCACCTCAACAAGGCCTGCCGTGGGGACTGCAAGGACGTGTTCCTGGAGCAGGTTGTGGGCGGCCTGGTGCCCCTTCTGCTGCACCTGCGTGACCCCCACGCACCCGTGGTCACG GCCTGCAGGTTCGCCTTGCGCATGTGCGGCCCCAACCTGGAGTGTGAGGAGCTGGCAGCTGTCTTCCAGAGGCACCTGCAGGAAGGCCATGACCTGCACTTTGGAGAGTTCCTCAACACCACCTGCAAGCACCTG ATGCGCCACTTCCCCGACCTGCTGGGCCGCTTGCTGAGCACCAGTCTGTTCTACTATAAGAGCAGCTGGGAGGATGTCCGTGCTGCTGCCCTCATGCTCACAG GGTTCTTGGTGCTGCACATGGAGGCTGAGCAGCGGCCACAGGTGGACCTGGAGCAGCTCCTCACGG CACTCCAGCTGCTGCTCAAGGACCCAGCCCTTAAGGTGCGCTTGAAGGCTGTGAAGACTCTGGGCCGCTTGGTGAAGTTCGCCTGA
- the MROH1 gene encoding maestro heat-like repeat-containing protein family member 1 isoform X10, translated as MRGGGGPEPGGLKRGIQVHTRRQKEARTTVMSETYAKRLSAILLDAVTDKDPQMQEQVCGALCDFGESKPAEVLSACEEHLRLHEKLAHPYRTIILRAMEIVVSNHISELDKDTARAIILLASNEMTKVKELVSDWQQAASSVLVAVGRRFISSVMEELLSKFQPGLLPHPCTVHTLASLSVSNVFGVVPFLTSILSTMLPMLGAAKHDSMKVVFCCALQRFSESILEYLANLDQAPDPTVRKDAFASDIFGAYDILFHQWLQSGGAKLRLAVVEALGPMSHLLPSEKLEEQLPKLLPRVLAFYKKHTETVHVSKSLGQILEAAVSVGSRTLDIHLNSLLAALHAQICVPVESSSPLVMSNQKEVLRCFTVLACCSPDRLLAFLLPKLDTSNERTRVGTLQVLRHVINAAAAQMEVKKPVILSSMKLPLLDTNNKVKRAVVQVVSAMAHHGYLEQPGGKAMVEYIVQQCALPPEAEIQKLGADSEALAADSVRAISVSTLYLVSTTVDRMGEVLWPYLLEFLVPVRFTRALSPLCRSLVHLAQKRQEAGAHAPLIQYNGNVHLPSPYAITTRLLAVSSHPYVGDGRGAASLRLLNVLHQDIHPALGQRWVTAIPLLLEHLDEYSEETLSQKEWEEKLLVFLRDSLAVVSDNTWVCHLTLEMCKQLPNYNGTPLEKNFLYKCVGTTLGAASSKVVRKHLRELLETARYQEEREHEGLACCFGICAISHLDDTLAQLDDFVKSDVLRKSAGIFNLFKNRSESEANKVRSALILCYGHVAAGAPRELLLARVEADLFWNMSECFSTKVLGIKVETQDPALRLSLVQSVCMATQAICSSAHSSSFHLSRKAELVAQMVEFIRAEPPDSLKTPIWKKAMLACTYLVTLEPALEEQVQADLIHSCLHRVMAVLPEPEEGDSPQEVSAAPTVGGDPQESLYLDTVQVLKDLLTSLLLWNMTPLGLQVMLEHLSPWIKSPRGHERVRAVGLSACLLQFFLQHLQISALVPFHNLGLLIGLFSPRCADLWPATRREAVSCIHSLLYLQLTCVGFSRDYQDDVAEQLLSLKDGLVHPDPAILFHTCHSIAQLIAKRLPPDQLINLLLTLFESLGDPDKNCSRAASVMINCLLKERGNMLQEKVPEIVSVLRSKLQETQEEHILQAAQHSVFALATHHCASVVSNLLGSPLPFDSHTCTLWRALALEPGLAAQVLGLLLEKISKDVLFEESQAFLLSSTPDRVATLLPLAATCALHEVASAPASGPAVLELYPQLFVALLLRVSCTVGVQPPRQLQAKERRSASSGLASRSLEPCSSAVDALQAVLVRGGNEDVVQCMELDGGWQLLRTSAGHEEGVTRLASAMAKFAGPRLPLVMKLLFTTQSSMYEVQRVTSTAFLAELLSSNVVNDLMLLESLLYNLMARQKDTSARVRRLVLHGLANITLGSPDKVQTHSPQLLTAMIGGLDDGDDPHSLVALEAMVGLARLMDLVDAWDLHAVLLHIAVRIRPFFDSERMELRSVSIGLFGHLNKACRGDCKDVFLEQVVGGLVPLLLHLRDPHAPVVTACRFALRMCGPNLECEELAAVFQRHLQEGHDLHFGEFLNTTCKHLMRHFPDLLGRLLSTSLFYYKSSWEDVRAAALMLTGFLVLHMEAEQRPQVDLEQLLTALQLLLKDPALKVRLKAVKTLGRLVKFA; from the exons GTCTGAAGAGAGGCATCCAGGTTCACACCAGGAGGCAAAAAGAAGCTCGTACCACAGTGATGAGTGAGACCTACGCGAAGA GGCTGTCCGCCATCCTGCTGGACGCTGTCACTGACAAGGACCCTCAGATGCAGGAGCAGGTATGTGGCGCCCTGTGCGACTTCGGAGAGTCGAAGCCAGCGGAGGTTCTTAGCGCCTGCGAGGAGCACCTGCGGCTGCACGAAAAG CTAGCTCATCCATACCGGACGATAATCCTAAGGGCCATGGAGATAGTCGTGAGCAATCACATCAGCGAGCTGGACAAGGACACGGCCAGGGCCATCATCCTCCTGGCCTCCAATGAGATGACCAAAGTGAAG GAGCTGGTCTCTGATTGGCAGCAAGCCGCCAGCAGCGTCCTGGTGGCGGTGGGAAGGCGGTTCATCAGCAGCGTGATGGAGGAGCTGCTGAGCAAGTTCCAGCCTGGGCTTCTGCCACACCCCTGCACCGTGCACACGCTCGCCAGCCTCTCTGTCTCCAATG TGTTTGGCGTGGTGCCCTTCCTGACGTCCATCCTCAGCACCATGCTGCCCATGCTGGGCGCAGCCAAGCACGACTCAATGAAAGTAGTGTTCTGCTGTG CCCTGCAGCGCTTCAGTGAGAGTATCCTAGAATACTTGGCCAACCTGGATCAGGCCCCAGACCCCACAGTCAGAAAGGACGCCTTTGCCTCAGACATCTTTGGTGCTTACGACATCCTTTTCCACCAGTGGCTACAGAGTGGGGGAGCGAAG CTGCGGCTTGCAGTGGTGGAGGCCCTGGGGCCCATGAGCCACCTGCTCCCCAGCGAGAAGCTGGAGGAGCAGCTCCCCAAGCTGCTGCCCAGGGTTCTTGCCTTCTACAAGAAGCACACCGAGACCGTCCATGTGTCCAAG AGCCTTGGCCAGATCCTGGAGGCAGCCGTGAGTGTGGGCAGCCGCACTCTGGACATCCACCTCAACTCTCTCCTTGCCGCTCTGCATGCTCAG ATCTGTGTGCCCGTGGAGTCGTCCAGCCCGCTGGTGATGAGCAACCAGAAGGAGGTGCTGCGCTGCTTCACCGTGCTGG CCTGCTGCTCGCCGGACCGCCTGCTGGCCTTCCTGCTGCCCAAGCTGGACACCAGCAATGAGAGGACCCGTGTGGGCACCCTGCAGGTTCTGAGGCACGTCATCAACGCGGCGG CTGCTCAGATGGAAGTTAAGAAACCCGTCATTCTCTCTTCCATGAAGCTCCCTCTTCTGGACACCAACAACAAG GTGAAGCGGGCGGTGGTGCAGGTGGTCAGTGCCATGGCCCACCACGGCTACCTGGAGCAGCCTGGCGGCAAGGCCATGGTCGAGTACATCGTGCAGCAGTGCGCTCTGCCCCCCGAGGCTGAG ATTCAGAAGCTGGGTGCCGACAGTGAGGCCCTGGCGGCCGATAGCGTGAGGGCCATCAGCGTCAGCACTCTCTACCTGGTCAGCACCACTGTGGACAGGATGGGCGAG GTCCTCTGGCCGTACCTGCTTGAGTTTCTGGTCCCTGTTCGCTTCACCAGGGCGCTGAGCCCACTCTGCAGGAGCCTTGTGCACTTGGCCCAGAAGAGGCAGGAGGCGGGGGCCCATGCTCCCCTCATCCAGTACAACGGCAACG TGCACCTCCCGTCTCCCTACGCCATCACCACCAGACTCCTG GCCGTGTCTTCCCATCCCTATGTGGGGGACGGTCGCGGGGCAGCCTCGCTGCGCCTCTTGAATGTCTTGCATCAGGACATCCACCCGGCCCTGGGTCAGCGGTGGGTGACCGCCATCCCCCTGCTGCTGGAGCACCTGGACG AATACAGTGAAGAAACGCTGTCACAGAAGGAGTGGGAAGAAAAGCTGCTGGTG TTTCTCCGGGATTCCCTGGCTGTCGTGTCTGACAACACCTGGGTCTGCCACCTGACCCTGGAAATGTGCAAGCAGCTACCCAACTACAACGGGACGCCCCTGGAGAAG AACTTCCTGTACAAATGTGTCGGGACCACCCTGGGTGCCGCTTCAAGTAAGGTGGTGAGGAAGCACCTGCGGGAGCTGCTGGAGACGGCCCGATACCAGGAGGAGAGGGAGCACGAG GGCCTTGCCTGTTGCTTTGGGATCTGTGCCATCTCCCACCTGGATGACACCTTGGCCCAGCTGGACGACTTTGTGAAGTCAGACGTACTCAGAAAATCTGCTGGCATTTTCAACCTTTTTAAG AATCGAAGTGAGAGTGAGGCCAACAAAGTGAGGAGTGCGCTGATCCTGTGCTATGGGCATGTGGCGGCCGGGGCCCCGCGCGAGCTGCTGCTGGCCAGGGTGGAGGCGGACTTGTTCTGGAACATGTCCGAGTGCTTCAGCACCAAG GTTCTGGGGATAAAGGTAGAAACCCAG GACCCGGCCCTGAGACTGAGCCTGGTGCAAAGTGTGTGCATGGCCACCCAGGCCATCTGCAGCAGTGCCCACAGCAGCTCCTTCCACCTCTCGAGGAAGGCGGAGCTGGTGGCGCAGATGGTG GAGTTCATCAGAGCGGAGCCCCCAGACTCGCTGAAGACGCCCATTTGGAAGAAGGCCATGCTTGCCTGCACGTACCTGGT TACCCTGGAGCCGGCCCTGGAGGAGCAGGTGCAGGCGGACCTGATTCACAGCTGCCTGCACCGTGTCATGGCCGTGCTGCCGGAGCCAGAGGAGGGGGACAGCCCCCAGGAGGTATCAGCGGCCCCCACAGTGGGGGGGGACCCCCAGGAG TCCCTGTACCTGGACACCGTGCAGGTCCTCAAGGACTTGCTGACGAGCCTTCTTCTGTGGAACATGACGCCCCTGGGTCTGCAGGTCATGTTGGAG CACCTGAGCCCATGGATCAAGTCCCCGAGGGGCCACGAGCGGGTGCGGGCGGTCGGCCTGAGTGCCTGCCTGCTGCAGTTCTTCCTTCAACACCTGCAGATCAGC GCCCTGGTGCCCTTCCACAACCTGGGCCTCCTCATTGGCCTCTTCTCCCCACGGTGCGCCGACCTCTGGCCTGCCACTCGCCGAGAGGCTGTGAGCTGCATCCACTCCCTGCTATACCTGCAGCTGACCTGTGTGG GCTTCTCGCGAGACTACCAGGACGACGTGGCTGAGCAGCTCCTCAGCCTCAAAGATGGCCTGGTGCACCCTGACCCTGCCATTCTCTTCCATACCTGCCACAGCATTGCCCAG CTTATTGCCAAGCGCCTCCCTCCAGATCAGCTCATCAACCTCTTGCTAACCTTGTTTGAGAGCCTGGGAGATCCCGACAAGAACTGCTCGAGAGCTGCCAGCGTCATGATCAACTGCCTGCTGAAGGAACGGGGCAACATGCTGCAGGAGAAG GTGCCTGAGATTGTGAGTGTGCTGCGCTCCAagctgcaggagacccaagaggagCACATCCTACAGGCCGCACAGCACAGCGTGTTTGCCCTGGCCACCCACCACTGTGCCTCTGTGGTGTCCAACCTTCTGGGCAGCCCCCTGCCCTTTGACAG CCACACCTGCACCCTGTGGCGAGCACTGGCCTTGGAGCCCGGCCTCGCTGCACAGGTCCTGGGGCTGCTCCTGGAGAAGATAAGCAAGGACGTCCTGTTTGAGGAGAGCCAGGCCTTCCTGCTGAGCAGCACGCCGGACCGCGTGGCCACCCTGCTGCCCCTCGCA GCCACCTGTGCACTGCACGAGGTCGCATCTGCCCCGGCGTCCGGGCCAGCAGTGCTGGAGCTCTACCCCCAGCTGTTTGTGGCACTGCTGCTGCGGGTCAGCTGCACCGTGGGTGTCCAGCCGCCCAGGCAGCTGCAGGCCAAGGAGAGGAGGAGCGCCAGCTCGGGCCTGGCCTCACGGAGCCTCGAGCCTTGCAG CTCTGCGGTGGACGCGCTGCAGGCCGTGCTTGTCCGCGGTGGCAATGAGGATGTGGTCCAGTGCATGGAGCTGGACGGGGGCTGGCAGTTGCTCAGGACCTCGGCTGGGCACGAGGAAGGTGTCACCCGGCTGGCCAG TGCCATGGCAAAGTTCGCAGGCCCCCGGCTGCCCCTGGTGATGAAGCTGCTCTTCACCACACAGAGTAGCATGTATGAGGTCCAGAGGGTCACCTCCACAGCCTTCCTGGCTGAG CTGCTCAGCAGCAATGTGGTGAACGACCTGATGCTCCTGGAGTCACTGCTGTACAACCTGATGGCACGGCAGAAGGACACGAGCGCCCGCGTGCGGAGGCTGGTGCTCCACGGCCTGGCCAACATCACCTTGGGCTCCCCAGATAAG GTACAGACCCACAGCCCCCAACTCCTGACAGCCATGATCGGTGGGCTGGACGACGGGGACGACCCACACAGCCTGGTGGCGCTGGAGGCCATGGTGGGCCTGGCAAGGCTGATGGACCTGGTGGACGCCTGGGACCTACATGCAGTGCTGCTGCACATTGCTGTCCGCATTCGGCCCTTCTTTGACAGC GAAAGGATGGAGTTACGCTCAGTGTCCATTGGCCTCTTCGGGCACCTCAACAAGGCCTGCCGTGGGGACTGCAAGGACGTGTTCCTGGAGCAGGTTGTGGGCGGCCTGGTGCCCCTTCTGCTGCACCTGCGTGACCCCCACGCACCCGTGGTCACG GCCTGCAGGTTCGCCTTGCGCATGTGCGGCCCCAACCTGGAGTGTGAGGAGCTGGCAGCTGTCTTCCAGAGGCACCTGCAGGAAGGCCATGACCTGCACTTTGGAGAGTTCCTCAACACCACCTGCAAGCACCTG ATGCGCCACTTCCCCGACCTGCTGGGCCGCTTGCTGAGCACCAGTCTGTTCTACTATAAGAGCAGCTGGGAGGATGTCCGTGCTGCTGCCCTCATGCTCACAG GGTTCTTGGTGCTGCACATGGAGGCTGAGCAGCGGCCACAGGTGGACCTGGAGCAGCTCCTCACGG CACTCCAGCTGCTGCTCAAGGACCCAGCCCTTAAGGTGCGCTTGAAGGCTGTGAAGACTCTGGGCCGCTTGGTGAAGTTCGCCTGA